The genome window TTCCTATCTATGGCATAGGAGGCCAGTTTTCCATATCCTGTAGTGTTATCAAGTTTTACTTACAAATCAGTGCATTTAAGCACACAATGCTatctatttaaacaaaaatgataaGTAACAAGACAGGTGGTAAGAAGagaacgcaaaaaaaaaaaaaaaaaaaaaaaaaatcagaagagtaGTACCTGAAggagaagaatttgaaaacacagattttttttaagactgtgaCTCTGGAACCTGACTGGGTTCAGATCTTGACTTGACAGCTGTGCGACCTTAGGCAAGTCGCTTTCCCTCTCTGACCTTCAATTTCCTCGCTTGTTAAATAGGAATAATTATACAATACTGGCCTCCCAGAGTCGTTcaaatgctgaggctgaaactccaatactttggccacctgatgcaaagagctgactcatttgaaaagaccctgatgctgggaaagattgagggcaggaggagaaggggacgacagaggatgagatggttggatggcatcaccgactcatcaTGAGTTTgaatcaactccaggagttgctgacggacagggaggcctggtgtgctgcagtccttggggttgcaaagagatggacacgactgagtgactgaactgaactgaagagttgtCCAAAAGATGTACAAAGAGAATGCAAAGAACTTAGTGGTACTggctgagttcttttttttttttttgagttgtagttttttaaacttaaaaaattatttgatttatttggctgtatcaggtcttagctgcagcgtgtgggatctatgTTCCATCATGTGGGATGTTTTGCTGTggcgcatggactctctagtCAAGGCATGAGGGTgcagttgccccacggcatgtggaatcttagttccctgaccaagaatcaaactcgtgtgccctgcactgcaaggcggattctcaactactggcccaccagggaagtcctgtgcttgctgttttgattattacaATACTTATCAAGACGGACGAAGTCGCGTGCCAACACCGAGGCCTGCATCTGTTCAGAGACCCAGGAGACAGCTTGGCTTCAGGAATTTTTATTTGCATGGGGAAGGTGGGGACGATGAGCCAGCAGCAGGGCGGGCCACACGAGCGGCGCGTGGACTCACTTGGGCGGCTCGGCGGCCAGGACGGGGAAACAGCCTTCGCGATGCCACTGCCGGTCACGCAGGCGACGCACGGCCTGCATCTGTGGCTGGAAGGCCCCCCACTCGTTCCAGTGCCGGAAGTCGCCAGGCTCCAGGAGGTACTGGTACCCACGGTAGCCGGGATACTGGTAGCCAACCCAGCTGGGGGGAAAGCAAGAAGGACAGCGTGGAGGCGGCCTGTCTCACCACCTGGCACCTAGACGCCCCCCTGGACCCGCGAGTCCTGCATCCAGCCCTGCAGCCTGCTCACCGCCCTCACCTGTCCTCGCAGGCTGGGGGCACCCGGGGCTCCTCTGGGTGGGCTTGGCCCCTTCCTGCTGACTCTGGGCAGTGATCTCATCTCTCTGACAgatctcagcttcctcctctaAGTGAAGCGGGGATGGTCATGGGAGCTGGTTTATGAGGGTTTGGGGGGCCAAAGGGGAAAATTAATCAGAGTACTTTGCTAAGTGGATTACAGATACATGGTAGGGAGAGTAATACACATTCCACTGAAAGTGATGACCTGGAGCTCAGAGAACAGGATCCAAGGGAGTGAAGACAGGGCTTGGGGACTGGTTAGCAATAAGAAGGGGCAGTCTTGGTTCAGAAAGTGGTTTCCTTTGTCGGAAAGTGAATTTGTGTGAAGTGGCTGGGAATACACCTTCTGGTATCAGAGACAAtcagttcaaatcctagctctgccatttactagacAGGTGACTTATCAGAACCCCAGCTTgctgtctgtgaaatggggatgatgaaAACCTGCCTCATGGGTGTATTGTAAAGACTCGATGATGATTCATTGAAAGAAGTTAGCATGGTACTCAGTCCATTGTAAGCATGTAATACCACTTATTATACATGATTAATTTCTAATTCTGTCATTGTCTCTGCTGGGAGGGTCTTTCCAGGTCTCCCTCAGACTCCCTGCTCATTTTTCAAGGTCTGGCTTAAATTCTAGCCTCCTCAGGTAAACCTTGGACCTGCCCTCCACTCCAGCGCACAGAACCCAGTCCCAGAAACCTTTCTTCTCCCTCTTAACTCCTGTGTGGACCATCTCTCATCTATTATTGCTGGACATCATCTCACAGGTGTACTGACATCCCCCTGCTAGACTGAATAAGCCCCTGAAGGCAGGAGCTGAGCCTTCTTCACCTCTGCCTCTGCCGTGTGCCGAGCACAGAGCCTGGCTTATTGACAATGTTTGGTAAATTTCAGATGGCTTACATACTGGAATACTGGGTCTCAGGGAAGGATAAAAGAGCAATAAAAAGACCACAGCCCTGATGGTGTTATAGGAACTCAGAAAAGCATCTGAGGTGGAGAGGTAGATGCCTTCCACTTGCCTCGAGGAGATCAGGGGTGTCTTGTACGGTTCTTTGGAGGTAGGGGGATGGATACAGTAACCTCCTTTGGGTATCTGGCCTTTCCCTGTGTTCTCACGGACATGGGGTCAAGGGGGGGGGGGCTCTGTTTTGAAAGCTTCAAATCCTAGAGTTCAGAGCAGAAAGAATCCTCTGGGATTAAGAACTCTGATGTGCCCATTGTATAGAGGGCGACACTGAGACACTGAGAGGGCTTGTGGCTCACCCAGATGCCACAGCGCATCAGTGACAGGGTCAAGGCCCTTTCGTTACATGGTCTCACCTCTCAGATGTCACTCTGCTCATGTCCCCAGAGGCTCCGCTCTCCCTGGATATTTCTGCTTCCTCGACCCACCCAGACTGGTCTATTCACATCCACTCTGCTCCTCCTCGCTTCACTATTTCTCCAACCCAAACACGGGGTTAGAAGCCCCGACTCGCTGCATCTTCCCACTTCTTAGGACAATTGCTAGCGTTGTTTACGCCAACAAGTAATTCATCAACACATgactccacccccgcccccttggGCATGACACTCTTGGCAGAATCCAGGCCTCTTGCCTTTCCTGCATGTCTGATGTCACATCCTGTCAGGCTCGGGGGTGGCCCTCCCAGCCTGCCTGAGCTCGAAATGAAGCAGGGGATGAGGGCCCACAGGAGCAGGCCTTACGTTCCGCTGGAGACCCTCACGCTGCCCACGCGGTCACAGAAGCCGTAGACCCAGAGGCTGGGCACATCATCCTCCTGGATCTCCATGGTGTTGCCCTTGAAGTTGGCCCCTTCGAACAGGCAGAGCTTGTGCTCCTGGGCGTCCTGGGGAAGGAGAGACAGGTCAGTGATGAATGGGGCCTCCTGGgcgtggagagagagagagagctgagccTGCTCAGGCCATCATGGGATTGCCAACATCCAGCCTTGAAGCGCCCTTCTCATCCAGAAACATAAGGATGTCAGCCTCTACTTCACAGAGCTAACCCATATAGGGCACTTAGCATGATGCCCGGAATACACCAAGTGCTCCACACAAATTcactcaatatttttattatgctgATCAGGGgtgcagaggctcagagaagttaagcttCTTGACCGGCGTCACACAGCCAGCCAGGGGCAGAACCCTCCAGAGAAGCGTGTCCCTGCTCCCATCTTGCACCCTGCTCCCCTCTACTGCCTCTGCTGCAGCCACAGCAGCCCCACCTTTCTAGCTCCTTGTTCCACCCAGACCATCTTCACTCCAGGAACTCTGCCCCAACTGTCCCTCGAAAGGCTGTGCCCACAGCTGACTCGGTCCCCATCCTTTGGGGGCTCTCTCCCCGGATCAACCCCAGCCACTCCCACCCCCCTTTCCCCAACACCAGAGCCCCAGtttcctcttcccctctctgagcaCACCCTGCAAGACCCCTGTGCAGTAAGCACCACGGCTGTTTGCCATTACAGGTGGATTTCTGTGATTAGGTTTTCAATAGCTGCCTCCCATGGGGGCAGGGACCTTGCCTGTTATAAGCACACTTGCACACCCAGAGCCTACGACAGAGCCTGGCAGAAACACGTCCACGTGTCTGTGGTGGAACGAGTGACTGCATGTGGGAGATGGTCGAGACAGAAATCCCTCTAACATCCCAGGAGAGAGGGCTGGAAAGGAGCCAGGGGACCCAGCTGGGAGAAAGTTGGAGGTAAGAGAGAAAATGGGCCACCCAGGATGGTGGCAGGGGTATGGGGGAGGAACTAGACCAGTGGCTCTTAGCCCTGGCTACCCAGAGACCTCAGAGGCATGGAAAGAAATCAGTGCCTGCTAATGAGCCCCGGAGATCCAGATTCAATTGGTCTGGGGTAGGGTCCCGGCATTAggatttttttctgataatatattttatttaagcaaATATTTCTAAATTGTGCTAATTTCAATAGGCAGACAACATAGCAGTATTAAtgaggtcttttaaaaaaaatttttggctgtgccatgtggcatgtgggatcttagttcccagaccagggattgaaccggtgcccctgagttcaatcctgggccaccaggggagtccctaatGAGGTGttttacattcttatttttctgttttgctatgtATTCAAAGCCTGGCATATATGCTACACATCTCCATTTGGACTAGCCAAGATTCAACTGTTTAAGAGCTACATGTAGCTACTGTATTGGACGGAAAAGCTCTAGAAGTTACTGCAAGTGGCCTAGCTGATTGCTCTATCAAACAGCCGTCTGTTGACCTAGACTGCCTTATAAGGACCATTGACCAAGAGAAGAATCTATGAAT of Bos indicus isolate NIAB-ARS_2022 breed Sahiwal x Tharparkar chromosome 17, NIAB-ARS_B.indTharparkar_mat_pri_1.0, whole genome shotgun sequence contains these proteins:
- the CRYBB1 gene encoding beta-crystallin B1 isoform X3, giving the protein MNTTRICKPAIYTKRQDLLVVFEQENFQGRRVEFSGECLNLGDRGFERVRSIIVTSGPWVAFEQSNFRGEMFVLEKGEYPRWDTWSSSYRSDRLMSFRPIKMDAQEHKLCLFEGANFKGNTMEIQEDDVPSLWVYGFCDRVGSVRVSSGTWVGYQYPGYRGYQYLLEPGDFRHWNEWGAFQPQMQAVRRLRDRQWHREGCFPVLAAEPPK